A portion of the Stigmatella aurantiaca DW4/3-1 genome contains these proteins:
- a CDS encoding 3-oxoacyl-[acyl-carrier-protein] synthase III C-terminal domain-containing protein: protein MRLTAIDRYISQRVVGREETLDLFRHYSKPYYPDEKTLAGVVEIVGKLMDRALFEQVTVRAENEPFYANYLDMTRRMIAEAGLQPKDIDLVIYCGVGRGYREPATAYQMASRLGLKRAECFDIIDACNGWSHTARVVERLLQTGYANNVLVLSLEFNRSPRFNAGVDRHYESSIMYSIRNMSDMEWRVWGATVGETGTATILSKDDANPWYVDYVSEPDDFQDCAFTLANHREYDLEPMPLEKAHGGEEFFYAFGKRIGESVKSHTIPLLQKVPHLLEEAKVVIPHSLSAGVYDHIFRMVGVNDKALYIFKRYGNCVSNGVPVGLATAIKEHRLQRGDRAVLVPTGSGSACGVISFKY, encoded by the coding sequence AGACCCTCGCGGGGGTGGTGGAGATCGTCGGCAAGCTGATGGACCGGGCCCTCTTCGAGCAAGTCACCGTCCGCGCCGAGAACGAGCCGTTCTACGCCAACTACCTGGACATGACGCGGCGGATGATCGCTGAGGCGGGCCTTCAGCCGAAGGACATCGATCTGGTCATCTACTGTGGCGTCGGCCGCGGCTACCGCGAGCCCGCCACGGCGTACCAGATGGCCTCGCGCCTGGGCCTGAAGCGGGCGGAGTGCTTCGACATCATCGATGCCTGCAACGGCTGGAGCCACACCGCGCGCGTCGTGGAGCGCCTGCTGCAAACCGGCTACGCCAACAACGTCCTCGTCCTGAGCCTCGAGTTCAACCGCAGCCCGCGCTTCAACGCGGGCGTGGACCGCCACTACGAGTCCAGCATCATGTACTCCATCCGCAACATGTCGGACATGGAGTGGCGGGTGTGGGGCGCCACGGTGGGCGAGACGGGCACCGCGACCATCCTGAGCAAGGACGACGCCAACCCCTGGTACGTCGACTACGTCAGCGAGCCGGATGACTTCCAGGACTGCGCCTTCACGCTGGCCAACCACCGCGAGTACGACCTGGAGCCCATGCCGCTGGAGAAGGCCCACGGCGGCGAGGAGTTCTTCTACGCCTTCGGCAAGCGCATCGGCGAGAGCGTGAAGTCGCACACCATCCCGCTGCTGCAAAAGGTCCCGCACCTGCTGGAGGAGGCGAAGGTCGTCATCCCCCACTCGCTGTCGGCCGGCGTGTATGACCACATCTTCCGGATGGTGGGCGTGAACGACAAGGCGCTCTACATCTTCAAGCGCTACGGCAACTGCGTCTCCAATGGCGTGCCGGTGGGTCTGGCGACGGCCATCAAGGAGCACCGCCTCCAGCGCGGCGACCGCGCGGTGCTGGTGCCCACGGGCAGCGGCTCGGCGTGCGGCGTCATCTCCTTCAAGTACTGA
- a CDS encoding ABC transporter permease, with amino-acid sequence MSGHRMTQLMAVVLKEVRQTLRDRRIMGLLLVSPVIQLIVFGFAVNFDVDKIPAAVVDLDRTARSRAYLNSLMADGTLRRAVDLPDAASAQALLDAGGVSVAVILPQGLDRDVTRQQTADVQVLVDGSDPNRSGVALGTTANFFGQLNEKEAESRLQALSAARGAALQLPTVRIRPRVYYNPKLQTAIFMVPGITSMLLLLVTTIVTAMGLAREREMGTLEQVLVTPIPPGIMMLGKLIPFLIVGIFDFTLAMTVGAFLFDMPLLGSFFSVFVATALYLSATLGMGLFISTVSTSQQQAFMGGILFMLPAILLSGILTPVRSMPEWLQPITYINPVRYYIEILRAVLLKDAGWADLGFQFVALGTFGLCIVTLASRRFSKQLA; translated from the coding sequence ATGAGTGGACATCGGATGACGCAGTTGATGGCGGTCGTCCTCAAGGAGGTCCGCCAGACCTTGAGGGACCGGCGCATCATGGGGCTCTTGCTGGTCTCCCCCGTGATACAGCTCATCGTCTTTGGCTTCGCGGTCAACTTCGACGTGGACAAGATTCCCGCGGCGGTGGTGGACCTCGACAGGACGGCCCGCAGCCGCGCCTACCTCAACAGCCTCATGGCCGATGGGACGCTGCGCCGCGCCGTGGATCTGCCCGATGCCGCCTCCGCGCAGGCCCTGCTCGACGCGGGCGGGGTGTCGGTGGCCGTCATCCTCCCGCAGGGGCTGGACCGCGACGTCACCCGGCAGCAGACGGCGGACGTGCAGGTGCTGGTGGACGGCTCGGACCCCAACCGCAGCGGCGTGGCGCTCGGCACGACGGCCAACTTCTTCGGACAGTTGAATGAGAAGGAGGCCGAGTCGCGCCTCCAGGCGCTGAGTGCCGCCCGCGGGGCCGCGCTCCAACTGCCCACCGTGCGGATCCGGCCGCGCGTCTACTACAACCCCAAGCTCCAGACGGCCATCTTCATGGTGCCGGGCATCACATCGATGTTGCTGCTGCTGGTGACCACCATCGTGACCGCCATGGGGCTGGCGCGCGAGCGCGAGATGGGCACGCTGGAGCAGGTGCTGGTGACGCCCATTCCTCCGGGCATCATGATGCTGGGCAAGCTCATCCCCTTCCTCATTGTCGGCATCTTCGACTTCACCCTGGCGATGACCGTCGGAGCCTTTCTCTTCGACATGCCGCTGCTGGGCAGCTTCTTCTCCGTCTTCGTGGCCACCGCCCTCTACCTGTCGGCCACGCTCGGCATGGGGCTGTTCATCTCCACGGTCAGCACCAGCCAGCAGCAGGCCTTCATGGGCGGCATCCTCTTCATGCTCCCGGCCATCCTGCTGTCCGGCATCCTCACCCCCGTGCGCAGCATGCCCGAGTGGTTGCAGCCCATCACCTACATCAACCCCGTGCGCTACTACATCGAGATCCTCCGGGCCGTGCTGCTCAAGGACGCGGGCTGGGCGGACCTGGGGTTCCAGTTCGTGGCGTTGGGCACCTTCGGCCTGTGCATCGTCACGCTCGCCTCCCGCCGCTTCAGCAAGCAGCTCGCGTGA
- a CDS encoding AMP-binding protein: MSRVAETSLPQAPFPTVVDALRHHAQHQPERRVYTFLSEAGEEESKLTFAQLDAQARAIAVELKKAGATGQRVVMLYPSCLEFVAAYFGCLYGNVVAVPAYPPEPARLQRTLPRLQAIVKNASATKILTTQAIKAMVGFFTPYAPELGEVEWIATDAVDVNQASEWQRPNIGPQTLSFLQYTSGSTATPKGVMVTHANLVANTMALTSVVKTHRDSTLVCWLPLFHDMGLIGNVIHAAYVGFHCVLMAPTTFLQNPFLWVKAMSDYKATFTGGPNFGYELCNRKVTAEQRATLDLSHLETAYNGAEPVRYETLERFLELFGPQGLKRSAIKPCYGMAETTLVVSMMTSDSKGPILVMADGAALERNQVQPVEGNPVGARSLVSSGNISTDPSQRVLIVRPETGVRCASNEVGEIWISGPSVARGYWNMSDETEAIFHAYLSDTGEGPFLRTGDLGYLREDGELFITGRWKDLVIIRGTNHYPQDIERTMEQQHPAMRPGCGAAFCVDVKNEERLVVVQEVDANKVTDFDGLLEKVRNAINQSHGVQPYALVLVPPRSITKTSSGKIQRRACRALWLSNEMEKVHEWRQPELAAEPAKAPQVQAVVAKPAPAPAAALQAAAAASPDDVARHTATRPTSEVHAFLIARVAEEAKLSTALIDPNLPFTTYGLDSAGEIMLTKSLEDFLGVKLAANLTWEYPTIDALARYLGGEEVMSVTMSERRKLAERSAR; encoded by the coding sequence GTGAGCCGAGTAGCTGAGACCTCCCTCCCCCAGGCCCCTTTTCCCACCGTCGTGGATGCGCTGCGCCACCACGCGCAGCACCAGCCCGAGCGGAGGGTGTACACGTTCCTGTCCGAGGCGGGCGAAGAAGAGAGCAAGCTGACCTTCGCGCAGTTGGATGCGCAGGCCCGCGCCATCGCCGTGGAGCTGAAGAAGGCGGGCGCCACGGGGCAGCGGGTCGTGATGCTGTACCCGTCCTGTCTGGAGTTCGTCGCGGCCTACTTCGGCTGCTTGTACGGGAACGTCGTCGCGGTACCGGCGTATCCCCCCGAGCCGGCCCGGCTTCAACGGACGCTCCCGCGGCTCCAGGCCATCGTGAAGAATGCCTCCGCGACGAAGATCCTCACCACCCAGGCCATCAAGGCGATGGTGGGCTTCTTCACCCCGTACGCGCCCGAGCTGGGCGAGGTGGAGTGGATCGCCACCGACGCGGTGGATGTGAACCAGGCTTCGGAGTGGCAGCGGCCGAACATCGGGCCCCAGACGCTCTCGTTCCTCCAGTACACCTCGGGCTCCACCGCCACGCCCAAGGGCGTGATGGTGACGCACGCCAACCTGGTCGCCAACACGATGGCGCTCACCAGCGTGGTGAAGACGCACCGCGACTCCACCTTGGTGTGCTGGCTGCCGCTGTTCCATGACATGGGGCTCATCGGCAACGTGATTCACGCCGCCTACGTGGGCTTCCACTGTGTCCTCATGGCCCCCACGACCTTCCTGCAGAACCCGTTCCTGTGGGTGAAGGCCATGAGTGACTACAAGGCCACCTTCACCGGCGGGCCCAACTTCGGCTACGAGCTGTGCAACCGCAAGGTCACCGCCGAGCAACGCGCGACGCTCGACCTGAGCCACCTGGAGACGGCCTACAACGGGGCGGAGCCCGTCCGCTACGAGACGCTGGAGCGGTTCCTGGAGCTGTTCGGCCCCCAGGGGTTGAAGCGCTCGGCGATCAAGCCTTGCTACGGCATGGCGGAGACGACGCTGGTGGTCTCCATGATGACCAGCGACTCCAAGGGCCCCATCCTGGTGATGGCGGATGGCGCCGCGCTCGAGCGCAACCAGGTCCAGCCGGTGGAAGGCAATCCGGTGGGGGCCCGCAGCCTCGTCTCGTCGGGCAACATCTCCACGGACCCCTCCCAGCGCGTGCTCATCGTTCGCCCGGAGACCGGGGTGCGCTGCGCCTCCAACGAGGTGGGGGAGATCTGGATCTCGGGCCCCTCGGTGGCGCGCGGTTATTGGAACATGTCGGACGAGACGGAGGCGATCTTCCATGCCTACCTGTCCGACACGGGCGAGGGGCCGTTCCTGCGCACCGGTGACCTGGGCTACCTCCGGGAGGACGGCGAGCTGTTCATCACCGGCCGCTGGAAGGACCTGGTCATCATCCGTGGCACCAACCACTACCCCCAGGACATCGAGCGGACGATGGAGCAGCAGCACCCCGCCATGCGTCCTGGCTGTGGGGCGGCCTTCTGCGTGGATGTGAAGAACGAGGAGCGCCTGGTCGTCGTCCAAGAGGTGGACGCCAACAAGGTGACCGACTTCGACGGGCTGCTGGAGAAGGTGCGCAACGCCATCAATCAGAGCCACGGCGTGCAGCCCTACGCGCTCGTGCTCGTGCCGCCCCGGAGCATCACCAAGACGTCCAGCGGGAAGATCCAGCGCCGGGCGTGCCGCGCGCTGTGGCTGTCGAACGAGATGGAGAAGGTGCACGAGTGGCGGCAGCCGGAGCTGGCCGCCGAGCCGGCGAAGGCCCCCCAGGTGCAGGCGGTGGTCGCGAAGCCCGCCCCCGCGCCCGCGGCGGCGCTCCAGGCGGCCGCGGCGGCCTCCCCGGACGATGTGGCGCGGCACACGGCCACCCGTCCCACCTCCGAGGTGCACGCCTTCCTCATCGCCCGCGTGGCGGAGGAGGCGAAGCTGTCCACGGCGCTCATCGACCCGAACCTGCCCTTTACCACTTACGGGCTGGATTCGGCCGGTGAGATCATGCTCACCAAGTCGCTGGAGGACTTCCTGGGCGTCAAGCTGGCCGCGAACCTCACCTGGGAGTACCCCACCATCGACGCGCTCGCGCGGTACCTGGGCGGCGAAGAGGTGATGTCGGTGACGATGTCCGAGCGGCGCAAGCTGGCCGAGCGGTCGGCCCGCTAG